From the genome of Jannaschia sp. S6380:
CAGCCGCCGCAAAGCGGCAGCGACGGACCTTCTTCCGCCAGATCGTCCACGATCCGGTCGGGCAGGTCCGGCGCGGCCATGGCCGGCAGGTCCGTCAGCTTGCGCATGAAGGCGCGGTCGATCCGATCCTTCCACCGCCATATCAGGTCGCCCGACGCGACGAGGCCCGCCTTTTCGGCCAGCGCCGTCTTTCCACCCAGCGAGACCAGCTTCAGATAGCGCCGTTGCGGCCGGAACGGGCGGCGGCGGCCCTCTCCCAGCGCGGCCCTGAGGTTGTGATGCAGGATGGGCGCCGCGCGAACGGCATAGACCCCCGCCTTGGGCCGGGGCGCGTGGGTCAGATGTGCGCAATCGCCGGCGGCGAACAGGTTGGCGACCCCCTCCACCCCCAGGTCGGGTCCGACGCGGATGAACCCGTCCGTCAGCGGCAGACCGGTCGCGGCCAGCCATTCATGCGGTCGCGCGCCCGCGGCCCCGGTGACGAAGGCGGCGGGCACGTTTTCGCCCGTGTCCAACGCGACGTGATCGGCGGCCACGGCGGTCGCCGTCACCCCGGTGCGGACCGTCACGCCGCGTTCTTCCAGCGCCGCGCGCAGCCGTCGCCGGGCACGAGGGCCGACGCCCGTCAACTGATCGGCGGACTCCAGCAGGGAGACGCGCGCCGTCGGATCGACGGCGGCGAGCGCGTGGGCCATCGCCATCGCCAGTTCCATTCCCGCCACGCCGCCGCCGATCACGACCGTGTCGCCCGGTGCCCCCTCGCCGACGGCGCCCAGATGCTTCCGCCACCCGTCCGCGAAACCCTGAAGCGGCTTGGCCGGCGTGCCGTGGGCGGCGAACCCCTCCAGCGCCGGCATGTCGGAATGGATGCCGATATCGATCGAGGCCACGTCATAGGCCACCGTTCCGCGCCCTTCGACCGTCAGGGTGCCGGCATTCGGGTCGAGCCCGGTCACCGCCCCGTCGATCAGCCGTGCGCCCGCGAACCGCGCCAGCCGGACGAGGTCGATGTCCAGTTCCTCGCGGGTATAGTGACCCGCGACATGGCCGGGCAGCATGCCGGTATAGGGCGCCGTCGGTCCGGGGTTGATCAAGGTGACCCGCGTTCCGGGCAGCGGATCCATGCCCCAGCGCCGCAGGACCAGTGCATGCGCATGTCCGCCGCCCACCAGGACGAGATCGCGTGTCAGGGGAATCTGGGGCTGCATGGCGGGCCTTCTGCGGGGCGGCGGGTGTCCGGCTTCGGGTCCTGCCCCCTGCCGGCGGCCCGGTCAATGTCGACGGACCCGCGATCCTGTCGGATCACGCGGTCAAATCAGGATCTGAACGACGATCGCGCCGCCATAGACCGTCAGCAGCGCCACGCTTTCCAGCCCGATGCCCGCCGGTCCGTCCTTCTGCCGCAGGATCTGCCCCATCAGCAGGATCACGGTCATGACCAGCCCGATCCCCAGCCAGAACAGGTCCTGCGAGGACACCGCATGATAGAGCGACCCGTCGCGATATCCGGCATCCGAGATCGCCAGGAACAGCGTGTCGAAGGTGTTGCCGCCCACGATGCCGCCCACGGCCAGTTGCAGCGCCCGCCGACGAACGGCGGCCAGCGTCGTAACCAGTTCGGGCAGTGACGTCGCCACCGCCGTCAGCAGGGCCCCGACCAGCGATGCGCTCAGCCCGAGGCGATCGGTCATCTGGCCCCCGGCCTGCGCCACGATCCATCCGGCCGCGCCCATCAGCGCCATCAGGCCCGCGAACTCGGCCGCGATGGCGGCGGTGGACCGCGACGGGTCGTCGTCCTGCTCGGGGTCATCGGAGCGGGTGCCCGCCGTCTGCACCGGCTTCCACATCGGAAATTCGCGCACCGTCCGCGTGGCCCGCAAGCCCCAGATATAGAGGACCGGCAGTGCGAATGACACCGGGTGCAGGCCCAGGAACGTCACCTCGGGCCCGGCAAAGGCCAGCACCGGCAACGTGAGCAGCAAGACCAGCAGCGCGCCCTGGAACACGTTGGCCAACTCCGCTGCCGCATGTTCCAGATTGGCACGTCGGTGCAGCAGGTCGGCCAGTGCCAGGAACGCCGTCTGCGCGGCGATACCCCCCACCGCGTTCGAGAACGCAAGGCTCGCGCGGCCGTCGAGGGCGGAGGTGAACGAAACCACCGTGCCCGAAAGCGACGTGGCCGCGCCCAGCAGGACCGCGCCCACCAGCGCCTCGCCCAACCCGGTGCGGTCGGCCAGGCGGTCCGCCAGACCGGCCATCCGCATCCCCGCCCCGAGGATCAGCCCCGCCGCGACCGCGAACGCGCCGAAAAGGGCCGGGTTGGAGAGGTCTGCGATCATCGCTCGGGTCCTTGCGGCATCGGCCGTATGGGTCGGAAGGGCCAGGCCGAGGGGACCCGGAAAGGCGCATTCGCGCCCAACATGCCGCCCGCGCAAGGGACATGGCCACCCGCAAACGTGCCGTATTGCAGAAAAATCATGGCGGTCATGGCCGCGCATCCATCGGTCGGCAGATCGCCGGTGCCGCCGACCAACCCATCGGTGGCTGCGATCCCGGTGGCGGGTCCGCGATGGACGATGGCGGTCCCGCATGCGCCCCGATCAAGATGCCACAAGCCCACGGACCGGGGCGTCGCAGCCCAAATGGCGGGCCGTTTGGCCAGCCCGCGTGGGGCCTGCGCGGGCCCGAGGGGCGCCATCAGCTCTCTGGCGGTCCGGCGAAGTGACAGGCGGCCAGATGGTCCCCGGCGGGGTCCAGCGGCGGGGCGTCCCTGCGACACAGGTCGCGCACCCTCGGGCAGCGCGAGGCGAAGTTGCATCCCGGCGGCAGGTTCAGCGGGTCGGGCGGATCGCCGGGGATCAGCATCCGGTCGCCCCTGCGCCGCCGGGCGCGGTCGACCGACGGCACCGCCGACAGCAGCGCCTGCGTATAGGGGTGCTGCGGCGCGTTGAAGACCGACAGCCGGTCTCCCTGTTCGACGATCCGGCCCATGTACATGACGGCGATGTCGTCGCACATGTGCTGAACCACGCCCAGATCGTGGCTGATGAACAGGTATGTCAGGCCCAGTTCGCCCTGCAGCCGGCGCAGCAGGTTCAGGATCTGCGCCTGCACGGCCACGTCCAGCGCGCTGACGGCCTCGTCGCAGATGATCAGGCGCGGGTTCGTGGCCAGCGCGCGGGCGATGCCGATACGCTGGCGCTGCCCGCCCGAGAACTGGTGTGGGAACAGATGCATCTGCTCGGGGCGCAATCCGACCTGCGCGAAAAGCTCGGCCACGCGGTCGGCGCGCGCGTCCGGCGGAACCGTGCCCAGCGAGTCCATCGGCTCGCGTACGATGGCCCCGGCGCGCAGCCGCGGGTTCAGCGAGGAATACGGATCCTGGAAGATCACCTGAACCTTGGCGCGCGCACGGCGCAGATCCTCCCCCTGCAGGGACAGGAAGTTGGCGCCGTCCAGCGTGACGCGCCCCGCCTGCGACGCGACCAGCCGCGCGACGGCCAGCGCCGCCGTGGTCTTGCCCGACCCGCTTTCGCCCACGATGGCCAACGTCCGCCCCGCCTCAAGGTCGAAGGACACGTGGTCCACCGCCGTCAGATACGCCTTGCGCCCCCAGCCCCGGCCGATGGGAAAACGCACGGTCAGATCGCGGACGGAGAGCAGGGTCATACGATGTCGGCCTTCCAGCAGGCCGCGCGCTGGCCGGTGGGAAACACCTTCTCGACCGGCCGGGCAGTGCGGCAGCGGTCGTCGGCCAAGGGGCAGCGCGAGGCGAACAGGCAGGCATCGGCGCCGAACGCCGAGAGCGGCGGCACGATCCCCGGCACCTCGGTCAGGTCGGGGCGCGCGGCGGTCAGCTCGGCCACCAGATGCGGCACGCAGGAGATGAGGCCCTTGGTATAGGGGTGGCGCGGGCTGTCGATGACGGGATCCACCGGCCCTTCCTCGGCCAGGCGACCGGCATACATGACGATGACGCGATCCGCCATTTCCGCGACAGCGCCCATGTCGTGGGTGATCAGGATGATCGCGGTTCCGGTCTCGCGCCCCAGGTCGCGCAGCAGATCGAAGATCTGCGCCTGCACCGTCACGTCGAGCGCCGTCGTCGGCTCGTCCGCGATCAGCATCTTGGGCGCGCAGGCCAGCGCGATGGCGATCATCACGCGTTGCCGCTGCCCGCCCGACATCTCGTGCGGATAGGCGTCGACGCGGCGCGCGGCGTTCGGGATGCGAACCTGGTCCAGCAGCTCGACCGCACGCGCGCGGGCGTCGCGGTTGGACATGCCGCGATGGCGACGCAGCACCTCGGCGATCTGCTCCCCCACGGTATAGACCGGGTTGAGCGAGGTCATCGGCTCCTGGAAGATCATGCTGACTTCGTTGCCGCGCAGGCCGCGCAGTTGCGCGTCGGACATCCGGGTCATGTCCTGTCCCTCGAACAGGATGCGGCCGCCGGCGACCCGTCCCACATCCGGCAGAAGCCCCATGATCGCCAGCGCGGTCATAGACTTGCCGCAGCCGGATTCGCCCACGAAGGAGAGCGTCTCGCCCGGGTTCAGGATCAGCGACAGATCGTCGATCACCGGCGCGGCCCGATCGCGCAGGTCCAGTTCGATCCGCAGGTTCTCGACGGACAGAAGCGGCGTCATCGGCGCCTCAGCTTGGGGTTGAGCGCGTCGTTCAGCCCGTCGCCCACCAGGCTGATGCAGAGCACGGTGACGAAGATCGCCAGACCGGGGATCGTGACGGTGAAACTTGCGTCGAGGATGTATTCGCGGTTCGACCCGATGATCTGGCCCCAACTCGCGACGTTCGGATCGGTCAGCCCCAGGAACGACAGTCCCGCCTCGAACAGGATCGCCGACCCGACCATCAGCGCGGCCTGCACGATGATCGGCGGCAGGGCATTGGGCAGGATCACCCGAAAGATCAGCGACCCGTTGCGCACGCCGCCGGCCCGCGCGGCGGTGACGTATTCCAGCTCGCGGATCCGCAGGAACTCGGCCCGCGTGATCCGCGCGACGGCCGGCCAGGAGACGAGGCCGATCGCCAGCGTGATCATCGGCAGCGATGCCCCGAACAACGCCACGATCACCATCGAGAACAAAAGCGTCGGCAGGACCTGGAAGAACTCGGTCAGGCGCATCAGCGCCTCCTCGACCAGCCCGCGATAGAACCCGGCGAGCGCCCCAACCGTGATGCCGATGGTCACGGTCACGAAGGCCGCCGCCAGACCGATCGTGATCGACAC
Proteins encoded in this window:
- the selD gene encoding selenide, water dikinase SelD, with protein sequence MQPQIPLTRDLVLVGGGHAHALVLRRWGMDPLPGTRVTLINPGPTAPYTGMLPGHVAGHYTREELDIDLVRLARFAGARLIDGAVTGLDPNAGTLTVEGRGTVAYDVASIDIGIHSDMPALEGFAAHGTPAKPLQGFADGWRKHLGAVGEGAPGDTVVIGGGVAGMELAMAMAHALAAVDPTARVSLLESADQLTGVGPRARRRLRAALEERGVTVRTGVTATAVAADHVALDTGENVPAAFVTGAAGARPHEWLAATGLPLTDGFIRVGPDLGVEGVANLFAAGDCAHLTHAPRPKAGVYAVRAAPILHHNLRAALGEGRRRPFRPQRRYLKLVSLGGKTALAEKAGLVASGDLIWRWKDRIDRAFMRKLTDLPAMAAPDLPDRIVDDLAEEGPSLPLCGGCGAKVGPDALRAALAALPPPARDDVLSRPGDDAAILAHGDGRQVLTTDHLRGFTDDPALMTRIAAVHTLGDVWAMGAVPQAALATIILPRMSPRLQTRTLAEVMEAASDVMAAAGADLVGGHTSMGAELTVGFTLTGLHAGNPIGHAGASAGDAILLTRPIGSGTLLAAEMAGRADGRDVMAALRLMAAPQGDAATILRGAHAMTDVTGFGLAGHLDAICRASGTGAEITLQAVPIMNGALTLAEAGVRSAIHHANARAAPVSGASGPRGVLLHDPQTAGGLLAAVAPDAAGDLLRRLRDAGHAAARIGTMTTAPGLRCV
- a CDS encoding sodium:calcium antiporter; the encoded protein is MIADLSNPALFGAFAVAAGLILGAGMRMAGLADRLADRTGLGEALVGAVLLGAATSLSGTVVSFTSALDGRASLAFSNAVGGIAAQTAFLALADLLHRRANLEHAAAELANVFQGALLVLLLTLPVLAFAGPEVTFLGLHPVSFALPVLYIWGLRATRTVREFPMWKPVQTAGTRSDDPEQDDDPSRSTAAIAAEFAGLMALMGAAGWIVAQAGGQMTDRLGLSASLVGALLTAVATSLPELVTTLAAVRRRALQLAVGGIVGGNTFDTLFLAISDAGYRDGSLYHAVSSQDLFWLGIGLVMTVILLMGQILRQKDGPAGIGLESVALLTVYGGAIVVQILI
- a CDS encoding oligopeptide/dipeptide ABC transporter ATP-binding protein, producing the protein MTLLSVRDLTVRFPIGRGWGRKAYLTAVDHVSFDLEAGRTLAIVGESGSGKTTAALAVARLVASQAGRVTLDGANFLSLQGEDLRRARAKVQVIFQDPYSSLNPRLRAGAIVREPMDSLGTVPPDARADRVAELFAQVGLRPEQMHLFPHQFSGGQRQRIGIARALATNPRLIICDEAVSALDVAVQAQILNLLRRLQGELGLTYLFISHDLGVVQHMCDDIAVMYMGRIVEQGDRLSVFNAPQHPYTQALLSAVPSVDRARRRRGDRMLIPGDPPDPLNLPPGCNFASRCPRVRDLCRRDAPPLDPAGDHLAACHFAGPPES
- a CDS encoding ABC transporter ATP-binding protein; the protein is MTPLLSVENLRIELDLRDRAAPVIDDLSLILNPGETLSFVGESGCGKSMTALAIMGLLPDVGRVAGGRILFEGQDMTRMSDAQLRGLRGNEVSMIFQEPMTSLNPVYTVGEQIAEVLRRHRGMSNRDARARAVELLDQVRIPNAARRVDAYPHEMSGGQRQRVMIAIALACAPKMLIADEPTTALDVTVQAQIFDLLRDLGRETGTAIILITHDMGAVAEMADRVIVMYAGRLAEEGPVDPVIDSPRHPYTKGLISCVPHLVAELTAARPDLTEVPGIVPPLSAFGADACLFASRCPLADDRCRTARPVEKVFPTGQRAACWKADIV
- a CDS encoding ABC transporter permease, producing MRIADEPRIDNATVAEPEPPAARSPFAEAFEMFRRNHAAVAALIVLMAIVAVAIVGPYVYPGDPFDMVWAPFTPPGQEGYLLGTDYLGRDITSLLIHGARVSITIGLAAAFVTVTIGITVGALAGFYRGLVEEALMRLTEFFQVLPTLLFSMVIVALFGASLPMITLAIGLVSWPAVARITRAEFLRIRELEYVTAARAGGVRNGSLIFRVILPNALPPIIVQAALMVGSAILFEAGLSFLGLTDPNVASWGQIIGSNREYILDASFTVTIPGLAIFVTVLCISLVGDGLNDALNPKLRRR